The following are encoded in a window of Flavobacterium cupriresistens genomic DNA:
- the msrB gene encoding peptide-methionine (R)-S-oxide reductase MsrB: protein MIKWADVIRFTNKGNPAPEKRVEKTEEEWKQLLTAEEYQVTRLKGTERSFSSELCSLFDPGIYECKCCGTLLFDASEKFESGTGWPSFTQPIKENAIAYNADKSYGMIRVEVVCNTCDGHLGHVFPDGPEPSGLRYCINAISLSKVKE from the coding sequence ATGATCAAATGGGCAGATGTAATTCGTTTTACAAATAAAGGAAATCCGGCTCCTGAAAAGAGAGTGGAAAAAACAGAAGAAGAATGGAAACAACTTCTAACTGCTGAAGAATATCAGGTAACTCGTTTAAAAGGAACAGAAAGATCTTTTAGTTCTGAGTTATGCAGTTTATTTGATCCCGGAATTTATGAATGTAAATGTTGTGGTACGCTACTTTTTGATGCCAGTGAAAAATTTGAATCAGGAACAGGCTGGCCCTCCTTTACGCAACCGATTAAAGAAAATGCAATCGCTTATAACGCCGACAAATCATACGGAATGATTCGTGTTGAGGTAGTTTGTAATACTTGTGACGGACATTTAGGACACGTTTTTCCCGATGGCCCGGAGCCAAGCGGATTGCGCTACTGTATCAATGCTATATCTCTTTCTAAAGTAAAAGAGTAA
- the lpxD gene encoding UDP-3-O-(3-hydroxymyristoyl)glucosamine N-acyltransferase, which translates to MKSYSIQEINEVIKGEIYGTTSQSVTATEQLEKATTTEISFIGNKKYEKLWEASKASIAVVNEDISIEPGDNRAFIKVKNADLAMSQILALFAPPTPIFHNQIHRTAVIDETAIIGEGSKIGAGCYIGPKVEIAANVTIYPNVTILDECTIGKNTVIWSGTVVRERCHIGSDCIIHPNATIGADGFGFRPCKEKGLVKIPQIGNVIIGNGVEIGANSCVDRGKFSSTILGDGCKIDNLVQIGHNSKLGKFCIMAGNSGLAGSVTLGNGVIIGGSASIKDHTTIGDGAIVGAGSGVVGDIPAGKTMLGYPAVEARDALKQWAILKRLVCESKK; encoded by the coding sequence ATGAAATCCTATTCAATCCAAGAAATTAACGAAGTCATAAAAGGTGAAATTTATGGCACTACTTCGCAAAGCGTAACTGCAACAGAGCAACTGGAAAAAGCAACAACTACTGAAATTTCTTTCATAGGAAATAAAAAATATGAAAAATTATGGGAAGCTTCAAAAGCCTCAATAGCAGTTGTTAATGAAGATATTTCGATTGAACCTGGAGATAATCGTGCTTTTATAAAAGTAAAAAATGCCGATTTAGCGATGTCTCAAATTCTTGCCCTTTTTGCCCCACCTACTCCAATATTTCACAATCAAATCCACAGAACTGCGGTTATTGACGAAACTGCTATTATTGGTGAAGGAAGTAAAATTGGTGCAGGCTGTTATATTGGTCCAAAAGTAGAAATTGCTGCTAATGTGACCATCTATCCAAATGTGACTATTTTAGACGAATGTACTATCGGTAAAAATACCGTTATCTGGTCAGGAACCGTAGTGCGCGAGCGTTGCCATATTGGTAGCGATTGTATCATTCATCCAAATGCAACAATTGGAGCTGACGGTTTCGGATTCCGTCCTTGTAAGGAGAAAGGATTGGTCAAAATTCCACAAATCGGAAATGTAATTATCGGAAACGGAGTTGAAATTGGAGCCAATTCCTGTGTGGATCGTGGTAAATTCAGTTCAACCATTCTTGGTGACGGTTGTAAAATTGATAATTTAGTTCAAATCGGACATAACAGCAAATTAGGTAAATTTTGTATTATGGCCGGAAACAGTGGTTTAGCAGGTTCTGTAACCCTTGGTAACGGCGTAATAATTGGTGGTAGCGCCTCTATTAAAGACCACACCACTATCGGTGACGGAGCCATTGTAGGTGCCGGTTCCGGAGTTGTTGGAGATATCCCTGCCGGAAAAACAATGTTGGGTTATCCTGCTGTAGAAGCTCGTGATGCTCTAAAACAATGGGCAATCCTAAAAAGATTGGTTTGCGAATCTAAAAAATAA
- a CDS encoding acyl-CoA carboxylase subunit beta, with protein sequence MDLNFNKNEDHNKLLLSELKHRFAKVKLGGGEKRIAKLHAEGKMTARERIDYLLDENAKSIEIGGFVGDGMYAEHGGCPSGGVVIKIGYIRGKQCIVVANDATVKAGAWFPITGKKNLRAQEIAMENRLPIIYLVDSAGVYLPLQDEIFPDKEHFGRIFRNNAQMSSMGITQIAAVMGSCVAGGAYLPIMSDEALIVDKTGSIFLAGSYLVKAAIGETIDNETLGGATTHCEISGVTDYKAKDDADALDKIKNIVDKIGDFDKAGYSRIKAEKPALEPKDIYGILPKARNEQYDMMEIINRLVDNSEFEAYKDGYGQSLITGYARIDGWAVGIVANQRKVVKTKKGEMQFGGVIYSDSADKATRFIANCNQKKIPLVFLQDVTGFMVGSKSEHGGIIKDGAKMVNAVSNSVVPKFTVIVGNSYGAGNYAMCGKAYDPRLIFAWPSAELAVMGGTQAAKVLAQIEASSLKAKGEIVDEAKETELFTKIKARYDEQTSPYYAASRLWTDAIIDPLDTRTWISMGIEAANHAPIQKPFNLGVIQV encoded by the coding sequence ATGGATTTAAACTTCAATAAAAACGAAGATCACAATAAATTACTACTTTCTGAATTAAAACACAGATTTGCTAAAGTCAAATTAGGGGGAGGTGAAAAGCGAATTGCAAAACTTCATGCAGAAGGCAAAATGACAGCCCGCGAACGTATCGATTATTTACTGGATGAAAATGCTAAAAGTATCGAAATCGGAGGATTTGTCGGAGACGGAATGTATGCCGAACATGGAGGCTGTCCATCCGGTGGTGTGGTTATCAAAATAGGATACATAAGAGGAAAACAATGCATTGTGGTGGCTAATGATGCTACTGTAAAAGCCGGTGCCTGGTTTCCTATTACAGGAAAGAAAAACTTACGCGCTCAGGAAATCGCAATGGAAAACAGATTACCTATTATCTATTTGGTAGATAGTGCCGGTGTTTATTTGCCATTACAAGATGAAATTTTTCCTGATAAAGAACATTTTGGACGTATTTTTAGAAATAACGCTCAAATGAGTAGTATGGGAATTACCCAAATAGCTGCCGTAATGGGCAGTTGTGTAGCCGGTGGTGCTTATCTGCCTATTATGAGTGATGAAGCTTTAATTGTAGACAAAACCGGAAGTATTTTTCTTGCCGGAAGCTACCTGGTAAAAGCGGCCATTGGTGAAACGATTGATAATGAAACTTTGGGTGGCGCAACAACACATTGCGAAATTTCGGGTGTAACCGATTATAAAGCAAAAGATGATGCCGATGCCTTAGATAAAATAAAAAACATCGTAGATAAAATAGGTGATTTTGATAAAGCCGGATACAGTCGTATCAAAGCCGAAAAACCTGCTTTAGAACCAAAAGATATTTACGGAATCCTGCCAAAAGCCAGAAACGAACAATACGACATGATGGAAATCATCAATCGTCTGGTTGACAATTCTGAATTTGAAGCTTATAAGGATGGTTATGGACAGTCTTTGATCACCGGTTATGCCAGAATCGATGGTTGGGCAGTTGGTATTGTAGCCAATCAAAGAAAAGTAGTTAAAACCAAAAAAGGAGAAATGCAATTTGGAGGAGTTATCTACTCTGATAGTGCCGATAAAGCAACCCGTTTTATTGCCAATTGCAACCAGAAAAAAATTCCCCTTGTCTTTTTACAAGATGTGACCGGTTTTATGGTTGGATCAAAATCAGAACATGGCGGAATTATAAAAGACGGAGCGAAAATGGTAAATGCCGTGAGTAATTCAGTAGTTCCGAAATTTACCGTAATTGTGGGTAACTCTTATGGAGCCGGAAATTATGCCATGTGTGGAAAAGCCTATGATCCAAGATTGATTTTTGCCTGGCCAAGTGCAGAACTTGCCGTTATGGGTGGAACTCAGGCCGCAAAAGTATTGGCTCAAATTGAAGCCTCTTCGCTTAAAGCTAAAGGAGAGATTGTAGATGAAGCCAAAGAAACAGAATTGTTCACCAAAATAAAAGCACGTTACGACGAACAGACGTCTCCATATTACGCTGCTTCGAGATTATGGACAGATGCCATTATTGACCCTTTAGATACCCGTACATGGATTTCTATGGGAATTGAGGCTGCCAATCATGCTCCTATTCAAAAACCATTTAATTTGGGTGTAATTCAGGTATAA